tgacacactgtctAGCTACAGATTGACTTCCAAGCAGCTCCACCACTTGATCTCCAGAAGGAAACTTAACCTTGACATGCAATGTTGAGGaaacagcacccaaagcatgcaaccaaggtcttgccacaatagccgtatagggagaataagcgtccaccacgatgaaatctacgtttaCCACCTCTGAGCCTGATTGTACAGGCAAcctaatttgtccctttggtatgacagccttcccCTCGAAGCTTATTAAGGGTGAGTTATACGTCATAAGATCCTCAAGCTTTAAATTCAACCCTTTgaacaagtcagggtacatgatatctgtgCCATTACCTTGATCGACCATTACCCTCTTCacatcgtaattccctatccttagGGTAACAACTAAGGCATCGTCATGTGGCTGGATAGTCCCGATTTTGTCCTCTTCCGAGAAACCCAAAACTGGTGGTATATTtcccttaatcctcttcggctggtCCCTCGATTCCTCGGCCAAGGTCCGCGCCACAGACATCACCCTAAAAGAAGTTGATCCAGTCCTTCCAAGTGccgcaaaaataacattgatcgtTCCTAGAGGAGGCCTTGATGAAGAACCCCCGTGGTTTGCCGCCTCTAAGTGGTTTCCTTGCCCATTAGGCTGATACAGGAATTGTTTTAACTTCCCCTCTTTAACCAgttgctccaaatgattccacagagtccaacaatcctcggtggtatgacccctttcctggtgataatggcaatggagattttggttgtgCCTCAAAGGGTCTCCTGCCATTTTAGTTGGCCACTTGAAGAATGACTCATGcctgattttctccaacagttGTTGTACTAGTTCTTTGAAAACGATGTTGACCACCTGTGGGGCCGTATGACTAGTTTGTCTGAAAAAATCTCTTGCAAGCCTgctgttgttgtatctgtccgacctgaaatccctcctttcctgtgggataaccttcgccttaccctttccttgctgctgatcttcctcaacccttttgtattcatcaatgcGATGCATGAGCCGACGCACGCTTCTGACAGGTTTTTTcgtcaaagatttcctcaagtcatgctccgtagGTAGGCCGACTTTGAAGGCCCTTATCGCCACGTCATCGAAGTCCCCATtaatttcattgaacatctcccaatacctgtccgaatacgttctcagggtttctccatccctcatggccatagataataatGAATCCAAAGGCCAAGGAACCCTACTGCACGTGAtgaagcgagaaccaaatgctctagtaagctctttgaaagaattgatagagcctgccctcaagccatcaaaccatctcatggccacgggccccaggctagagggaaagATCTTGCATACCAaggtctcattcttggaatgtactgccatcctttggctgaaatggctcaagtgctccacaggatccgtctggccattgtaaatagtgaaggccggttgtgtgaagcgtcgaggtaacctcccttcctccaacTTGTGTgtgaagggtgacctggagatttggtgcaacgccctacccattgcgtcatttcctaagcccctagaggaGTAGTCTCTGCCATGCCTCCCATGCAGGTTGCCTTCCTCGGAAGAAAAAGGTTCATTtgggggagtcctggacctctGCCTGTAATTCTCATCTTCGGAACCCTCAGAAGAGGGATCGGAGACAGAAGGAGTTCGCTTTCGCCTCTCATGACGTAATTTCCTTTTTAGGCTGTCAATTTCTTTCTGCATGGTCCCGGTGTCCTTCTCGCGAGGAGCTCTGCTTCCCCCTTGTGAATGACTCGTACTTCTGGTAGTGTGCGTAGTATGCACACTACCTTCTCGGTTCTCCTCATGATCAGGATGTAGGGAGTGATCCTCATGTTGGGAGCCAACGGACTCCGcactgcgttgtggtcctgatcccACCATGATGTTTTCAATCTCCtcaaagactaaattcccacaaacggcaccaattgtaagaacacaattcaagttcccaatcTACAACCGAAAGGAAATGAGCTTGAAAGAccttttcacaataaatttgtagagagtgggtttgtaatctagatctCAAGGATGGTTTTAAATAACATAGAAAAGAACGGGCTTCGGGCccaatggcacgaaataaagagttatttgtaAGAGTATAACTAaaagctcctcctcggacacaatccgaggatagtttataatattgcttccTAAGGTTGGTTACAATTatagattatcatatactattgtcttTCTTCTTTACAGAAAAAAGCCCTCCCCTTCATTCGAAGgtcttttcatttatttatactttctcttcttctctttatcatcttccacctcatggttataacgctggctttggatacttgtcccatcaattcttcctCAAAGTCcgctggggtcagggaccaagttccaaaccttatgatcaggtcccatctttccatctatgcagtcagtatatcaattacagagcttttaatgtatgggcggtggtagcagcttcaCCTTAGATATTCCATCACTCttcctattgtcctccacgtgtaccgtgtcttcccgtagtcataggatttcttataatatagcccggggacactaaacctTTCTTCTTATGACCTCGGCTTAACaacccgaggacaaatctattcctcggacgtaattggtcactcgtttatcatatctttacctgtcattttctttatgaggtacattcatgtactcctagatcatttgatgtcctcgaatttgggtttttagcccaaaagactttgttgggccatccttggtaaattactaggcccaatgcccctacaataCTCATGTTAGGCAAGTTGGTATTAAATTCAAGTGGTCATTGGGTGAGAGGGGATTGGGTAATTTCATTAAGTAAATATTTCTAACCAATCTaaatatggaaagaaaaaaaaaaagaaatatataaacttttatCCTTGTAATAAATGTATGATAAGTGATACTTGCATAACAAATCATACGTGGTAATTTGtaattgattctaatttgaattcataaGTTAAATCACGTTTTTACACCAGTAAAAGCCCAAGTTAGTATGTACGCGTATCTTACACGTATACTACGCATACGTACGTAAACAACAAAAAAGCGTGCATCTTTCAATTTGTTTCCAAAGCTACataattctactctaacttttGGAACCAAAAGTATGTTACATGTTCAGGTTAAAACGTACAGAACGGTTTGTTATATGGGGatatatatattgagttatTGTTGCTGACAAAGACTCAAAGTGGGACACTaaatataaaagattaaaataaaaaatatatacaataagctgaaatttaaaagattaaaataatcttttaaaagattaacaaatataaaagattaaaataatctCGTATTGCACCCAACGTCAAACACAAATAataagcttaaattttttttattttaaaatagtggTACAGcaaacaatattttcataaaaattttacaacaaaatttaggtggtaaatttaaataagttaatcactaatattacttttttatttaccattaATCGCTTAACATCTAAGCTTTcttgtaaaattattataaaaatgttgtgtccctgctttattatttattttattaaatttgcaGACTCACAAAAAGTTAAACACAAGAACTGCCGCAATCTATTGCCATGCTTCACTCCTTCACTAGTTAGAGGGCACAATTAGTGGTGGAACTAGGATTTTAGTTTAGGGGGGGCAAGATTACAAgataagattgaaaaaaaaattactctaaaaaatattagtttgcatcaataaaaataaataaataaagataatcaattcatattaaataaaaattaattgaagacATTAATCAATGAATTTATTTACAATTCAAGAAATTAATCAATGTACTCAAAATAGAATGTGAGATTAACTCAatgaaaaagtgtaaaaaaaaaaatataacaatgtatttgaaaatttgtataatGACTCATTGGGTCATTGGCTATGGACCTACGATTGATCTAAGTCAACCAAACAATTTCTATACGACAAGAAATATTTTCCTCAACTTTCGGTTATTGTATAATCTTGAGAGTATTTTATTTACTCTTATTTGCTTCAATTCTTTTGAAATCTCTAAAACTGTCGGGTAGTGATGTCGATTTTCCTCTAACACATCCGGTATGCAACTTATGGCAATatcattcaatttctttccATCCAGGGCACTGCAGCCACTCAATCGTAACTTGAGGGCTAAAGTGGTGAGAAATTTTAAACTTGGTTTGGTAGAcgattattttaataataaaaaaagacttaCGAAATGTAGTGATATGAGAAAAATCAATTTCTATTATTGTGAAAGATCTAGCAAGTCCATTTTTATGTATCTATTAtcttatatacacacacaaaaaaaaaaaaaaaacattttaaattttttaatagataatagataatagtgttttttttatctGAAAAATTCCACTTCATTGttagcttataaaaaaaagtacaataagtATCTGAACTAGTAAGAACCATTTCAACGTGGCCACATTCATCCCATTCATCTAACAAAATCCTCTCTAGTCCTCACCCTCACCTAATGAAAATTTGGGTGACTTAAAAAACACTCTGTTCCTTAAAACTATGTTAAAGTATATTTGTATTTCTTGAAAAGTGAGGAAAAAATACGATTTTATGGGTtgtatataaaagttaaaagttgagTTTATAAGCTTAAGTCAAACGGACACTTATGGTAAGTGAGTATatattactaattttatttatcTCACAAAAACATATGCTAaatgtttatgtatttttttatatgaacttttaaaaaagaaacgtTTAATACATGTACTACACATGTAACGTTACTTTTCCGTTTCTGTATTTTTATGCCAAATTTTTGAAATgtactttttttgaaaaatactgAATTGTACCAGTCCGTATGTTTACTGTAATATACATGTACCATATTTTACTAACTATGGTAATAGTTAATAACAACatataacttaaaatttattgtaaaaatattgtgaatataacataataataataatcatctcATAAAGACTAAGacaacaaagttttttttttttggataaaaggCTAAGACATAAATCCCTAAGTAAagctcgaaaaaaaaaaaaaaaaaaaaaaaaaaaacagctacCATACTTCTCTTCCTTGAGAATCAAGCTAGAGCTTGAGAAATAAAGCAAGGGCTTGCAGCTTCTAGCATTGAGGGCTTATGATTGGCCTTCGAAAAAtggtaatattttttatttttctttgatacTTTTCTCTTTGGAATCTCTTTGGTTTTTTATTGCATTTGAAAATTGTTATAAcattttgcttttatatatctttcgaatttctttgtttttagttttactaagTGTTATGAGTGtatatttgttgtatatatatgaaTGCATGTATGTATCTACACTTATATGGCAAATGTATGTATGGGTGGgagagataaattttttttctttaccttaACGAAGAAGCATAGTGGAAGAGTAAGTGCTGCTAACATGTGCCGCTGTTTTTGCTTGATTCTTCGATGaagattttgtttcttttgtgattttttgaagaagaagttTTGTTTCTTGTTGGGTTTTAAGGGGACCTTGGTGCTTTATAGCTTGTTTGGGAGAAGGGaaaataatggaatgaaaataataattttaagattccttattgcaacaaaaatttttgttgcaataaggcTTTATGAATGTTTAAAACATCAATGATTTAACATCTCACTACCTTTGTACTTTAGGATGTTCCTTTTCAAcgaattttcttttgaaaatgtTATCCTTCCCCCTTAGAGCAATTGCATCAGTTGGTGTataagtgtgtataataaaaaaaatgcttaaatttacacattttgagcacaCATCAGTAAGTGTAAAAAGATGCAAAATTGTGCAAACTGATCCCGAGCTACAGTaacgtgtaaatatacacaattactgtagctcgtttatccctttttttattaatttccattggctcctttttttctctctcctatcCATGCTCAACAACCCAGTTAACTGCTCATCTTCGTTTTCCTcaaatgcacacaaacacacccacaaacaaacacacagaAATCATCACAGCTatacacttctcaaaaaaaaaaaaaaaaagagatacacACAGATAGtagatcggagctcggatcggagctcgtggctgTGGATCGGAccttgtggatcggagctccgagctggtggatcgtggatcggaactcgaagctcggatcggagctagtggatcggagctcggagctcggatcggagccGGTGAATCGGAGCGGATCGGAGCCGGTGGATCGGAGCGGATCGGAGCTCAGAGCTCGGATCAGAGCCGGTGGATCAGCGCGGATCGGAGTTGGTGGATCGGCACGGATCGGAGCTGGTGGATCGGCGCGGATCGGAGCTGGTGGATCGGCGCGGATCGGAGCTGGTGGATCGGAGCGGATCGGAGCTGGTGGATCGGAGCGGATCGGACGGATCGGAGcagatcggagctcgtggagCGGACGGATTGGAGCGGATTCGAGCTCGGAGCTGGTGAATcatggatcggagctcggatccgagcagatcggagctcggatccgAGCAGAACGGAGCTCGGATCCGAGTGGATCGAAGTGTTAATCGAactagatagagagagagagattctgaaacgggtagagagagagatagatgatCTGAAACAGGGAtggtagagagagagatgatctgaAACGGgatggtagagagagagagaaaaaaaaagtctgaaatgagaaaggagagaaagagagagcgagagagaaaagaatgagaaatgagaaagaagagagagagaaaaaaaaaatcataaatgagAAAGAatcagaaatgagaaagaagagagagaaaaaaaatcagaaatgagaggagagagagcgCGCGTTTGTtagttaagaaaaataataaaaaattgtgaaagtattgttatttaattaaaagatgggTAAAATAGAAGAACTGATGTGAagattttgtaaaagtgatagtgtaaaatagaaaaggtagattttttgtgtaaaatagaggaaatttttaaaagaactgatgtggttgctcttatgAGGagcaatttaaattttcattttaatgaagTACAACTAATCCAAGTTTGATCGATTGCCTAAATTAAGTGTACTATTGAAGTTCTATGAAACTCTGTTTATCGGGTTTTACTATCtatctcacactctcttgctctctctcacacatacacacatatattgataagtaataatatctattaaaacacaaattttttatggCACATACTCTATCAAGGTATCCTCAATTTTCAATTGATTCTGCTCAAGGAAGCACGGGTGCAGCTAAATGGTAGCCATACCGTGTTGGATGTGGCTATGACGTAAGGTGTAGCTTGGATGCGACCGGGACGCAGGGTACGGCCTAGATGCGGCTGCACACATGTCCcacatgaattttatttttttaacaaatccaatattgctaggaaaaaaaatcgaattttgggtgaaataaagaaaatacaaaagaaacacgaaatattttttaagagacAAACTAATtgctaaacacacacacatactacTGCCACTGTTTTGGCAGTGATCTTGTGTTGCTGATCATACCCCCCTCCCTTTATTCttcattgttttcttcttctacacccaaaaaaaaaaaacaatgaccTCTGctccttcttcccttttttataaattttgtttttagccTTTAGAGTTTAGAGTATTTAGACTTAAGTCACTTAAGTGCAACTTTTTGTTTGTGGCAGTGTGCCCTCACAAGCCACCCACGTGAAGTTAATTATGacaattcaaattccaaacAACTTTTGATAAATGTTAAAAGCGAAATATATTTAGTTGTAAACctatcatgtttttcttttacaaaattattataattttttaagtacATCAATAATACTAAACTAGCAGCTAACCCATGCGGTGCATGGAAAAGCTATTGACtatgttaaaaaaatccaacaataaaaaaaagaatttaagttATCACATATGCAATGTTGTTAACAGTGTTAAACAGCCTTAAAAACTTTCGTTTTGTTGCCTTAgtaaatggaaaatataaattaaaaaattttaaataaaaattaggattCCAAACACCTAATATCCTCAGTTATTCAATAAATGTTGCATTgttaaaataacaatttgtaatcaattgaaagacaaaaaatgtttttcataattttttgtgattttttttttgcaattttaaataactttttgtatcttcttcttttgttgcttCGTAGTAGTCATTGAATAACTCATTTTGTTCTCCTTGAGTGCAGATGTTAGTGTGAGTTGTACATTGCCTTTAACAtcaattttttgtgattttgtagAATTACTATTCTGTTCACTTGACAAGTTACTCTCACAATCATTAGTAATACCGTTAATATAAGCCTGTGAatgtaataaaatataacatgTGAAAGTAAAATaccaaattagtaattttgctatattaaataaatacgtacttttttcattttatcaAGTTTAAATTTCTTTGTTAGATTCTATAATAGAGTTTATAGCCATTTAGTTCTGATtggaaaataaatgttttttccATTCAAATTTGACATAGATTCCACACCCTAAATGAAGTGTCCGTACTTCCTAGTTTAAGGTGTTGTACTTTGTTTTTTCATACACATCCTCAGATCcaatctttattaaaaaaattacttttattattcCATAAAAGACTAAAGTTTGAAATAGCTAAAAACATACAAATCTACACATAAAACCCTTTCTTTGTAATATTCATTTTCgaaatttatttttccccaTCTTCTCAACATAAGTTTACGTTTTAGTAATGATTcgaatatataatataattttttttataaataaattctatTGATGAAATTCATGGGCTGATTATGtaaatttgaaatgattaatTCATTTCAATCAAAGTTCAATCTATCGGTGTTGTTAAAATTCTTCATATGAAGCAATTTAAAGATTTGATCTCCAATTCTTATCAAGCTCCAAACCAGtatcaaaaataacaaatcttATATAACAACTTCCTCATTGTTTCAATGTCAATATTGTCTTTTGCCCTGTACTAAATCACTGTAAATGGCATTCAACTATTCAAGTGTTGTCAAGAGGGCTCACTACACTTTCTGTCATTATTCCACTACATCAATGAAAAAAGTTTAGTTTCTTCAATTATTGCTCCAAGAAATATTAGACCGATAATAGTCCACATAGGTAACCTGCTAGTTTACACCTTAACAcctataaaaattgtaaaaggaactgaaaaaaagtttatttatgttctcatctcacattcatggtgaggtccatcatgaatttaatgagcaaACCCCATTATAAATGTGAGAGAAGGTAGCTCTATTCATAGTGCTTTGAAAGTATCTAAGAATTACTCTTATACATGCCTACAAAAGGCATAATTATTGATCCAATCCATAAGTTTCCATCTTTCTCCTTCACTTCAGAAATAGATCTCCATCTAATTCCACttttttcttcaaatgtttCCAATATTTCACCTTGTTCACTCAACCTCACTGCCATCCCACTTGCCCTCCACTTAGCTAAATATGCATAAGCTTTCGTAATGTTAAAAGGAAGCTTAAGCAAAGCATTTCCTATCCAAGGATAGGAAAGCATCCATTCTAAGATCCTTTCTCTTCTTGAATAAATTGCCACCCAAAATCCTCCCCTAGGACTTCTCTTGATGTTGTCTGGGAACCCTGGGAGTTGAGCAAAGACTTCAAAAGTTCCAGCTTTCGATGTTTCTAGCCAATACCTCATGATTTTGCAATTCGTGGAGTCTGCAACTAGAATGTAGTGGCCATTTTCACTTAATGCTACACCATTGGGGAATGAGAGATTTTTAAGAAGAACAGTTACTAGTTTGTCTTTTTGGTCATATTTCATTAGCCTTCCTGTTTTATCCCCACTTAGTACTGATGAGATGTGATTCCTGCATAACCAAGTAATGTacacttttaatattttaggaaaagaaaatctATAAGTTGATGGTAGCTAGAGGAATATttgaacaacaaaaatattatatatagctAGCTTATGCAGTCCAACTAAAAGGAAGTTAGAAATTGAAAGTAGTCTATATATATCAATGAGTTGTATGTTGattttgtatatattaaaaCTCTTTTGAGGTGAAACATGAGAAGTACTTTCAATggatttttgtgaattttgacTCAGTATTATGAAGTAATTGTCTCATGAATTAGATATGTGAGATCCACGTACTGTGAGAAAAATGATGTATATATTTGATACATGAGATATCTTTTCTAAAACTGTATTGATAGTTGGCACATGTTAAAcatgatacattttttttttatacatctatgtagtttttaaatttctaatcaATCATCAACAATAATTGGTTGAGTGTAACTTAATAATAGTTTCTCACTTTTTAaaggtggatttttattttttccaataaaaaaaaagatagagatatTAAATTCCCTCCATTGGAAATTATGAGTTATATTAtctgtgtggggcaaaaggatcctggtgggaatgtgggccttttgggccttgttaaagaaggccgacctgaccctggggttagagattgttggtgctatgggtcggcctatacgccgaggatcctaggatccagccgaggatggttttcccctcggactgacatcaaagaacctgagacttcatggtaaagattagggaatgatacggtcaagaccaacggttaaagggagagaacccttgaatgtcctagaagcgccgatgttggaagaatattaaaggtaaaggctgctacctccacattaaagaccctgcacctaccaccctggccgcattaatgaggaagtgacacttaaacagtggaagggaaacttctagttactgttcaaaggcactaagaaaagaaatatctaggctaagggaggaattggggggcaacacgtggataaagtattaaaaagaggagtatttaaggagggaccggAACGAGaaacgggacggaacttttgtaacctaaaaggaagaaggaaaaagagagagatataatataagaacgaCTTTCGCTTACGTCCGAGagtctatttacattactcctttttgtctctaagtacttggaatctttagtttgtcatttcatcctcatacacttctaacctgggtttcaagcccacactctacaaattcttattgtttaaggctcattgggtctg
This genomic stretch from Castanea sativa cultivar Marrone di Chiusa Pesio chromosome 9, ASM4071231v1 harbors:
- the LOC142611067 gene encoding protein STRICTOSIDINE SYNTHASE-LIKE 2 translates to MKPKLLLTAFIALLLSLLIAVPVKRIRYSSDATPNNEKAFNNKFWQFEAIPIEGAVGPESFAFDPLGGGPYTGISDGRIIKWDQNQRRWINFAITSPQRDGCEGPHDHDKMEHICGRPLGLGFDTATGDLYIADAYMGLLVVGPNGGMATKVATRIPLGFTNGLDIDHRNGVVYFSDSSSQYQRRNHISSVLSGDKTGRLMKYDQKDKLVTVLLKNLSFPNGVALSENGHYILVADSTNCKIMRYWLETSKAGTFEVFAQLPGFPDNIKRSPRGGFWVAIYSRRERILEWMLSYPWIGNALLKLPFNITKAYAYLAKWRASGMAVRLSEQGEILETFEEKSGIRWRSISEVKEKDGNLWIGSIIMPFVGMYKSNS